Below is a window of Desmonostoc muscorum LEGE 12446 DNA.
TACCAGCTCACCCAGAAAATGGCATTGATAAGGTGGGCTTTGCGGGTACTTGGTGGCTGGGGCTAAGCATGTTGCACACCTTATTTGTCAAAGAACATAATACGATTTGTGACCACCTAAAGAAAATATATCCTCAGTGGACAGATGATGAACTCTTCGACCACGCTCGACTGATTATCGCAGCTTTGACAGCGAAAATTCATACTGTAGAATGGACTCCTGCTATTCTTCCACATCCTGTTACAGACATCGCCTTGAATTCCAACTGGTGGGGACTACTCGGAGAGGATTTTAAAAAGCGTTGGGGTCGCCTTGGTGAAAGTGAATTGTTGAGTGGAATTGTTGGCTCACCAACTGACCACCATAGCGCTCCTTATTACCTCACTCAAGAATTCGTATCTGTATATCGGATGCATCCTCTGATTCCAGATGACTTGGAGTTCCACGCAGTTAGTAACGGCAAATTATTACACAAAAAAGAATTTTCTGAAGTAGCTGGTAAGAATACTCGTGGGATTTTAGAACAAATTCCCATGCAAGATTTGTTTTACTCTTTTGGAACTTCTTACCCCGGAGCCGTCAGATTGCATAATTATCCGCGCTTTTTGCGACAGTTGTCGGGAGAACTGTTGGGAGACGACACACCAGCATTTGATTTGGCTGCTGTTGATATATTACGCGATCGCGAAAGAGGTGTTCCTCGCTATAACCGTTTTCGTGAGTTGTTGGGCCGGGGTAAAGTCAATTCTTTTGAAGAGATTACAAGTAATAAACAATGGGCTAAGGAACTACGCGAAGTCTACAACAACGACATTAACAGCGTAGATTTGATGGTGGGTTTATTTGCAGAGGATCTTCCAGACGGTTTCGGTTTTAGTGATACTGCTTTTCGTGTGTTTATTCTCATGGCATCTCGAAGGCTGAAAAGCGATCGCTTTTTTACCAAAGACTACACCGCTGAAGTTTACACTCAATTTGGATTGGATTGGATTGACAACAACACCTTCCTAACAATCCTCCGCCGTCATCACCCCGAACTAGCACCTGCTTTCTTTGGCGTCAGCAACGGCTTTGCACCTTGGAGAAAGGTCGGTTGAATTGGGGATTAGGGACTGGGGACTGGGGACTAGGGATTAGGGATTATAAGAATTCTTTCCCACTCCGCACAGACGGAATTAATTTCGTCTCTACCCAGTCCCCATTCCCCAGCCCCCAGTCCCCAATAGGAGAAACATCATGCAACATTTAGAAGAAATTCGGCAATTTTGGCACAATGCTCAAGATTTAGGTTCTTTACCTGATGATTATCAGTCTTGGAAAGCTGCTCAAAAACAAGATTTTTTGTGGAACTCTAGAATTCTCAAGTCTAAATATGATCAACTTCCTCCCTTGAGAAAAATTGATATTGTCAGTTTATTTTTCACTGCTCTGAAAACTAAGATGGATCGTCAATTAGACGAAGCACCTAGTAATTGGAAGAAAGCAATTCACGCCCACGGGAGTGTAGCTAAAATCAAATTTTTCCCTACAAATAATACTTCATTTTCCGGTTTGTTTAAAGGAGCAGAATACGGACTTTTGCGTTTATCTGTAACTGGAGATCCCAGCGATCGCGGTTTTGCTCCCGGTCTGGCAATCAAGTTATTTGTAGATGAAAATCCTTCAGGCAATTTCTCGGCTTTAGTATCTTTAGTTGGTCAAGACAAAAACTATAATTTCTTTGCTAATGAATTATCAAATATCGTTCCAGTTGCTAAGAGTCTTGGCCCAATTATCACCAACTTAATATTTAGCCGAGTTACCAAATATCCCACCAAACTCTATTTAGAAGATTTGGGAGAAATTGACCAACACGGGCAAAAAGAAAGTAAAGCTTATTATCCAGCCCAAGTATTTCTTGTTCCTAATCCAAATATCAAGTTTCTGGAAAGTCCGCCACATGACTTTAGGAATGATCTGGCTACAATCCCAGCCGGAACATCTTTATATACTGTCTATGGTGTTAGTCAAGAAGAAGCTACAGACCAAAATGATAACCGTCAAAAAGCTAAGGTGATCGGACACATTGAAAGCACATCGGAATTTGTATCATCATTTTATGGTGATAGTCAATTATTTTTTAGACATCAAAGATTTCGGAATCGGTAGATAAAAGTAGGGAGTAGGGAATGGGGAGTAGGGAGTGGGGAATAAATAGAGAATTAGTCTTTTGAAGTTGTAGGTCGTTTTTTTTAAATTAAACAAAATTCCTA
It encodes the following:
- a CDS encoding peroxidase family protein → MFGIPWHKLPTPLGLLKLVQFRGKLRRENLHDTSQLPNSDKLPKPVPSADGRHLKVRTADGSYNDLEHPEMGMAGTRFGRNVPLQDAKFDEKNILTPNPRTVSRVLLARDEFQPATILNLLAASWIQFQTHDWFSHGGNQRNNKFEIPVEQDDPWLTEHESLTINKTLEDKTRTGDTKNPPSFINEVTHWWDASQIYGSNQETIDALRSHVDGKMLIGEDGLLPAHPENGIDKVGFAGTWWLGLSMLHTLFVKEHNTICDHLKKIYPQWTDDELFDHARLIIAALTAKIHTVEWTPAILPHPVTDIALNSNWWGLLGEDFKKRWGRLGESELLSGIVGSPTDHHSAPYYLTQEFVSVYRMHPLIPDDLEFHAVSNGKLLHKKEFSEVAGKNTRGILEQIPMQDLFYSFGTSYPGAVRLHNYPRFLRQLSGELLGDDTPAFDLAAVDILRDRERGVPRYNRFRELLGRGKVNSFEEITSNKQWAKELREVYNNDINSVDLMVGLFAEDLPDGFGFSDTAFRVFILMASRRLKSDRFFTKDYTAEVYTQFGLDWIDNNTFLTILRRHHPELAPAFFGVSNGFAPWRKVG